One segment of Streptomyces sp. NBC_00576 DNA contains the following:
- a CDS encoding urea amidolyase associated protein UAAP2 — MTTPIVRKTVVPARAAWSSVVRAGGTLTITDLHGNQAVDFLVYDAHDTSVRYSAPDTIHAQGGIFLTTGSVLMSNEHTPLMTVSADDIGRHDTVGGACSKESNTLRYGHHTWSQHACVDNFLAEGAKHGLGKRDLVSNINWYMNVPVEKDGTLGIVDGLSAPGLSLTLRAECDVLVLVSNCPQINNPCNGFDPTEVEMTITEAGPE; from the coding sequence ATGACCACACCGATCGTCCGGAAGACCGTTGTTCCGGCCCGTGCCGCCTGGTCGTCCGTCGTCCGCGCCGGCGGGACACTGACCATCACCGACCTGCACGGCAACCAGGCCGTCGACTTCCTCGTCTACGACGCCCACGACACGTCCGTGCGTTACAGCGCGCCCGACACGATCCACGCGCAGGGCGGCATCTTCCTCACCACGGGCAGCGTCCTGATGTCGAACGAGCACACGCCTCTGATGACCGTGTCCGCCGACGACATCGGCCGCCACGACACGGTCGGCGGCGCCTGCTCCAAGGAGTCGAACACCCTGCGGTACGGCCACCACACCTGGTCGCAGCACGCGTGCGTGGACAACTTCCTCGCCGAAGGCGCCAAACACGGCCTGGGCAAAAGGGACTTGGTCTCCAACATCAACTGGTACATGAACGTGCCGGTGGAGAAGGACGGCACGCTCGGCATCGTCGACGGCCTCTCGGCGCCTGGGCTCTCGCTCACGCTCCGCGCCGAGTGCGATGTCCTGGTCCTCGTCTCCAACTGCCCCCAGATCAACAACCCTTGCAACGGCTTCGACCCGACCGAGGTGGAGATGACCATCACCGAGGCGGGCCCGGAATGA
- a CDS encoding urea amidolyase associated protein UAAP1 — protein MGTSTTYGARDHARAQEGAQAEAMPVVPAADWPAPPCAAGHLVWAETVAGGNYTHRVLARGTELRLTDLRGDACAHLLLFVADRPWERLNVADTVKVQWNAYLGEGQLLLSDQGRVLATLVADTSGRHDALCGTSTLVRNTNRYGDGTPQSPSPAGRELFKLAAAKNGLQPRDLPPSLSFFQGVEAGEDGALDFTGSAGPGGSVTLRAEQDLTVLIANVPHPADPRDDYVSTPLEVLAWRAEATRPGDPLWEATPEGRRAFLNTAEFLAARGLA, from the coding sequence ATGGGGACATCGACCACGTACGGAGCCCGCGACCACGCCCGCGCCCAGGAGGGCGCCCAGGCCGAGGCCATGCCCGTCGTCCCGGCCGCCGACTGGCCGGCGCCGCCCTGTGCGGCCGGCCATCTGGTGTGGGCCGAGACCGTGGCCGGCGGTAACTACACGCACCGGGTGCTGGCCCGCGGCACCGAGCTGCGCCTGACCGACCTGCGCGGTGACGCCTGCGCCCATCTACTGCTCTTCGTCGCGGACCGGCCCTGGGAGCGGCTGAACGTCGCCGACACGGTCAAGGTGCAGTGGAACGCCTATCTCGGCGAGGGACAGTTGCTCCTGTCCGACCAGGGCCGTGTCCTCGCCACGCTGGTCGCCGACACCTCCGGGCGCCACGACGCGCTCTGCGGCACCTCGACCCTCGTACGCAACACGAACCGGTACGGCGACGGCACCCCCCAGTCGCCCTCCCCCGCCGGCCGTGAGCTGTTCAAGCTGGCCGCGGCCAAGAACGGCCTCCAGCCGCGCGATCTGCCGCCCTCGCTCTCCTTCTTCCAGGGCGTGGAGGCAGGCGAGGACGGCGCCCTCGACTTCACCGGCTCGGCCGGACCGGGCGGCAGTGTGACACTGCGCGCCGAGCAGGACCTCACGGTGCTGATCGCGAACGTCCCGCACCCCGCAGACCCGCGCGACGACTACGTCAGCACCCCGCTGGAGGTGCTGGCCTGGCGCGCCGAGGCCACCCGCCCCGGCGACCCCCTGTGGGAGGCCACGCCCGAAGGCCGCCGCGCGTTCCTGAACACCGCCGAATTCCTTGCCGCGAGGGGGCTCGCATGA
- a CDS encoding TetR/AcrR family transcriptional regulator, whose translation MGTTGGPGGRRVGRPRAAQRPDSGLAPRAELLTAAAELFTTRGYAATTTRTIAERAGMRQASMYHYVSGKEELLAELLESTVTPSLTYARGLLADDATPAEDRLWELCRTDVELLCGGPHNLGGLYLLPEVRAERFAGFHAVRAELKDTYRQLLAATAAGSALAKSELDLRTDLLFGLIEGVILVHRSDPERPVSAFAEATADAALRIAGI comes from the coding sequence ATGGGAACGACGGGCGGGCCGGGCGGACGGCGGGTCGGCAGACCGCGGGCCGCACAGCGGCCGGACAGTGGGCTCGCCCCGCGGGCCGAACTGCTCACCGCGGCCGCCGAGTTGTTCACCACCCGGGGCTACGCGGCCACCACCACCCGGACCATCGCCGAGCGGGCGGGGATGCGTCAGGCGTCCATGTATCACTACGTCTCCGGCAAGGAGGAGCTGCTCGCCGAGCTCCTGGAGTCCACCGTCACCCCCTCGTTGACGTACGCCCGCGGGCTGCTCGCCGACGACGCGACCCCGGCCGAGGACCGGCTGTGGGAGCTGTGCCGCACCGACGTCGAGCTGCTCTGCGGCGGCCCGCACAACCTCGGCGGTCTCTACCTCCTTCCCGAGGTGCGCGCCGAACGCTTCGCCGGCTTCCACGCCGTGCGGGCCGAACTCAAGGACACCTACCGGCAGTTGCTCGCGGCGACGGCCGCCGGGAGCGCGCTCGCCAAGAGCGAGCTGGATCTGCGGACGGATCTGCTCTTCGGGCTCATCGAGGGCGTCATCCTCGTGCACCGCTCCGACCCCGAGCGCCCGGTTTCCGCCTTCGCTGAAGCCACGGCGGACGCGGCGCTGCGCATCGCCGGTATCTGA
- a CDS encoding sensor histidine kinase, whose translation MVSVQTPPGGRELPYARVLLLPAIAMAGATGAAVALVTGPARAAVGWFGAVATVLVVAVAAEAVRRGRSVRNLRAEHARHTAYLERRIAAHDEDFEWFGKEVLPYALQVLRGVGSPTGVIRELSGPDSPYRELPVPQRKLLEKVLEIIDREEAMRDGSQRAFVSIARRVQAIVHQQANELREMEEDHGRNPEVFDDLLRIDHGTALIGRLADSISVLGGGRPGRQWPQPVALYSVLRGAMSRILEYRRIDLSSIAKVNVDGNSVEPLIHAAAELLDNATRYSPPHTKVHVTATEVQTGIAIEIEDAGVSLSEESRKRAEDMIARAQAGFDLNDLGESPRLGLAVVGRLCESYKMQISLRPSAYGGVRAVLVVPSDMLTSDPAPGFAHGIGATAAPKIELGALEGPKRPPKKRRPTTGPRIPASVSMEDDIPEVTEWTENGLPQRRSRVKTPLSERYARSRAAEAEMDADPELRKLWQPESLKKDKEDEPLPGLWVEAFMEGLKGDPDPTAFTRNPDDPTTFSDHPDDAVDFTAFPAAGSRAPGGHPDDRAAFGGRREDPTASSATNQQPAHAEADDEGDLK comes from the coding sequence ATGGTGAGTGTTCAAACGCCTCCCGGTGGCCGTGAACTTCCCTACGCGCGCGTGCTGTTGCTACCTGCCATAGCAATGGCCGGGGCGACCGGAGCCGCCGTCGCCCTGGTGACGGGGCCGGCCCGGGCCGCCGTCGGCTGGTTCGGAGCCGTGGCCACGGTGCTGGTCGTCGCGGTCGCCGCCGAAGCGGTCCGCCGCGGCCGTAGCGTCCGCAACCTGCGTGCGGAGCACGCCCGTCACACCGCGTATCTGGAACGGCGTATCGCCGCCCACGACGAGGACTTCGAGTGGTTCGGCAAGGAAGTCCTGCCGTACGCGCTCCAGGTGCTGCGCGGTGTCGGTTCACCCACAGGGGTGATTCGCGAACTAAGTGGGCCGGACTCTCCGTACCGCGAACTCCCGGTACCGCAGCGCAAGCTGCTGGAGAAGGTCCTGGAGATCATCGACCGCGAGGAGGCCATGCGGGACGGATCGCAGCGCGCGTTCGTCAGCATCGCCCGGCGTGTTCAGGCGATCGTCCACCAGCAGGCCAACGAACTCCGGGAGATGGAGGAGGACCACGGCCGCAACCCCGAGGTCTTCGACGACCTCCTGCGCATCGACCACGGCACCGCGCTGATCGGCCGCCTCGCCGACTCCATCTCCGTGCTCGGCGGTGGCCGGCCCGGACGCCAGTGGCCCCAGCCCGTCGCGCTGTACAGCGTGCTGCGCGGAGCGATGTCCCGGATCCTGGAGTACCGCCGCATCGATCTGTCCTCCATCGCGAAGGTCAACGTCGACGGCAACTCCGTCGAGCCGCTCATCCATGCGGCAGCCGAACTCCTCGACAACGCCACGCGCTACTCGCCGCCCCACACCAAGGTGCATGTCACCGCGACCGAGGTGCAGACCGGCATCGCCATCGAGATCGAGGACGCCGGCGTCAGCCTCAGCGAGGAGTCACGCAAGCGCGCCGAGGACATGATCGCCCGCGCCCAGGCCGGGTTCGACCTCAACGACCTCGGTGAGTCCCCGCGGCTCGGCCTGGCGGTCGTGGGGCGCCTCTGCGAGTCGTACAAGATGCAGATCTCGCTCAGGCCGTCCGCGTACGGCGGTGTCCGCGCCGTTCTGGTCGTGCCGTCCGACATGCTCACCAGCGACCCCGCCCCGGGCTTCGCCCACGGCATCGGTGCCACCGCCGCACCCAAGATCGAACTCGGCGCGCTGGAAGGCCCCAAGCGCCCGCCCAAGAAGCGCCGCCCCACGACGGGCCCGCGGATCCCGGCGTCGGTCTCCATGGAGGACGACATCCCGGAGGTCACCGAGTGGACCGAGAACGGTCTGCCGCAGCGCCGCAGCCGGGTCAAGACCCCGCTCAGCGAGCGGTACGCCCGTTCCAGGGCCGCCGAGGCCGAGATGGACGCAGACCCGGAGCTTCGGAAACTGTGGCAGCCCGAGTCGCTGAAGAAGGACAAGGAAGACGAGCCCCTGCCGGGCCTGTGGGTCGAGGCGTTCATGGAGGGCCTCAAGGGCGACCCGGACCCCACGGCCTTCACCAGGAACCCCGACGACCCGACGACGTTCTCGGATCACCCGGACGACGCGGTCGACTTCACCGCCTTCCCGGCCGCCGGCTCCAGAGCCCCCGGCGGCCACCCGGACGACCGGGCGGCCTTCGGCGGCCGCCGGGAAGACCCGACCGCATCCAGCGCGACCAACCAGCAGCCGGCCCACGCCGAGGCCGACGACGAGGGGGACCTCAAGTGA
- a CDS encoding roadblock/LC7 domain-containing protein: MISQRANFDWMLKELADGVPGVQQIVVLSADGLRIARYGGDPDAADRVAAACAGLQSLAGAVAHEIPDSDGTMRMVIIEVTGGYFYLMAAGPNAYLAVLANVVAEPGNMSNHMRDLVIRIGAHLTSPPRRNGQTV; this comes from the coding sequence GTGATCTCGCAGCGAGCCAACTTCGACTGGATGCTCAAGGAGCTCGCCGACGGCGTACCGGGCGTCCAGCAGATCGTGGTGCTCTCCGCCGACGGCCTCCGCATCGCCCGCTACGGCGGCGACCCCGACGCCGCCGACCGTGTCGCCGCCGCCTGCGCCGGACTGCAGAGCCTCGCGGGAGCTGTCGCGCACGAGATCCCGGACAGCGACGGCACGATGCGCATGGTCATCATCGAGGTCACCGGCGGTTACTTCTACCTGATGGCCGCCGGCCCCAACGCCTACCTCGCGGTCCTCGCCAACGTGGTCGCCGAACCCGGCAACATGAGCAACCACATGCGCGACCTCGTCATCCGGATCGGCGCTCACCTCACCAGTCCGCCCCGGCGGAACGGGCAGACCGTATGA
- a CDS encoding DUF742 domain-containing protein, which translates to MTPPQRRRRYPIKQEPPPESLPQSAAGVEGGAGQEGAKGKEGERKNPERLYVLTGATQGGERASLDLVTLIVACAEPPPAAPPEQSALLRLCKAPLSVAELSAYLNLPFSVVTVLLTELLTAELVQARDPLISQSLADRSLLEAVMHGLQKL; encoded by the coding sequence ATGACTCCTCCGCAGCGCCGACGGCGCTACCCGATCAAGCAGGAGCCCCCGCCGGAGTCTCTCCCGCAGAGCGCGGCCGGTGTGGAGGGCGGGGCAGGTCAGGAGGGCGCGAAGGGCAAGGAAGGGGAGCGGAAGAACCCCGAACGGCTCTATGTGCTCACCGGCGCGACCCAGGGCGGCGAGCGCGCCTCCCTCGACCTCGTCACGTTAATCGTGGCGTGCGCCGAACCCCCGCCCGCCGCCCCGCCGGAGCAGTCGGCGCTGCTCCGCCTCTGCAAGGCCCCTCTGTCGGTGGCCGAGCTCTCGGCCTACCTCAACCTGCCGTTCAGCGTGGTGACCGTCCTGCTCACCGAGCTGCTGACGGCCGAACTGGTCCAGGCGCGCGATCCGCTCATCAGCCAGTCGCTGGCCGACCGTTCCCTCCTCGAAGCGGTGATGCATGGACTTCAAAAGCTCTGA
- a CDS encoding GTP-binding protein, with protein MDFKSSDTITGPRTEDRLPHSTQAAVKIVIVGGFGVGKTTMVGSVSEIRPLTTEETMTQAGIGVDDNYGSDSKTATTVAMDFGRISITDQLVLYLFGTPGQERFWFLWNGLFEGALGAVVLIDTRRLEVSFDVIGRLEERGVPFVIAVNSFPDAPRYPIEDLRAALDLAPEIPIVECDARRRASSRDTLMTLMRFLHSLEMAKASV; from the coding sequence ATGGACTTCAAAAGCTCTGACACCATCACGGGTCCACGGACCGAGGACCGGCTGCCGCACTCCACCCAGGCCGCGGTGAAGATCGTGATCGTGGGCGGTTTCGGCGTCGGCAAGACGACCATGGTCGGCTCGGTCAGCGAGATCAGGCCGCTGACCACCGAAGAGACCATGACGCAGGCCGGCATCGGAGTCGACGACAACTACGGCTCCGATTCCAAGACCGCCACCACCGTGGCCATGGACTTCGGCCGCATCAGCATCACCGACCAACTGGTGCTGTACCTGTTCGGCACCCCCGGCCAGGAACGCTTCTGGTTCCTGTGGAACGGGCTGTTCGAAGGCGCGCTCGGTGCTGTCGTCCTGATCGACACCCGGCGCCTGGAAGTCAGCTTCGACGTCATAGGGCGCCTGGAGGAGCGCGGCGTACCTTTCGTCATCGCCGTCAACTCCTTTCCGGACGCGCCCCGTTACCCGATCGAGGACCTGCGCGCGGCTCTCGACCTGGCCCCGGAGATCCCCATCGTGGAGTGCGACGCACGGCGGCGGGCTTCCAGCAGGGACACGCTCATGACGCTGATGCGCTTTCTGCATTCGCTGGAGATGGCGAAGGCGTCTGTCTGA